DNA from Malus sylvestris chromosome 11, drMalSylv7.2, whole genome shotgun sequence:
AAATGGGTTTTCCTATAATTTGTAggcttaaatgttaaaatggtctttgtgttttatttattgGGTCAATTTAATCCATGTGTTTACAATTTGGTCAATTTGGTCCTTGTGTTTATCTTCATtagccaattaaggacattttcatttaatttatgtaaaaaatttataaattattacaaacttatttataaaattattttaaaatgaaataaaattaaaagaaaaattattctccTCCTAACTTGCCAACttcctccctaacattaccccctCTTTTTTTTATGTCACAACCTTAATCATTTTTCATATTGGAAGCTTTATCTCTTATATGTGTAATTTCTCAttgatttggatttttttgtGAAGAGAAAGGGTAATTATAtctcatataatttttcttatggtttttttttaaaagagattGAATTAAATGTCCTTAATTAGCTAACAGTGACAAATACGAGGACTAAATTagccaaataaaaaacacaagGACTAAATTGGCCATATGACTATAACACAGAgaccattttgacatttaaacCTAATTtgtataacttttttttaacaaacgatattcttTATACTAAAGAGAAAAATATGAATTTAACCTCACAATCAACAATAATTTGTATAAATGACTGGTCTAAATCAATCAATCATAAAATCCAATGTATATTTGAATATAATTAAGGACTCTACACTGTGAATTGTATTTCAAAGGGGATTTTCATGCAGAAAAAGGGCCAGCAGCCTTAGTTTGAATTGTGCAAAGTGTATTTCAAAGGGGATTTTCGGGGATTTTCATGCAGAAAAAGGGCCAGCAGCCTTAGTTTGAATTGTGCGAAGTGTATTTCAAAGGGGATTTTCATGCAGAAAAAGGGCCAGCAGCCTTAGTTTGAATTCCTTGTGCATGACTTTATATGAATCATGTATTTTCATGGGGTATTTTGATTGGGTCCAACGTAACTAAAAATTAGAGctatttcaaaagtcaaaagtcaCTAAAAATTGAACTTATTTCAAAAGTAGGCCTATAGAATTGGACCTATTTCACAATTTCCCTATTTTCATCGTACCTAGAAGAAGCAAACGGTAGAGAGAGGATCCTtgtcggatcctctttgtgaagatCTCAGAGATCCTTCAATtgtacggtcagtttttgttaggtacagtttatattcaattttaaataataaaatatacaatgatttctgacttcaagatgtacaatgaacggatgtgattggaggatcctcacaaagaggatccggtgaGGATTCTCCTGGCAAACGGTAAGCAAAGAGGGCCATATAAAATGGAAAATGATCCTCTCCGAATCCACTTTGTGAGGATCATAGGGATCCCCACATCCTAACCGCTCATCGTACATTATGCAGTCAGTTTTCTtcagatactatttgtgtttaattttaaataaaaaaaatcaaaatttctgATCGTACGATATATAATAAACGGATCCCCACAAAGTTGATCCAGATGAGATCCAATTCTATATAAAATTAAGCTatgttaaatattaaaatattaaaatattacaattaagccatataaaatattaatattattaaaatattttaatatttaacatAGCTTaattttataggaaaactaatgaaaataacttgaaaactttgagttttaatgataaggacaaaataaagggtaaagtgaatagtaccaggattgactttttagtgtaaaaatgtggtttttcgttaaagtgaacagtaccaggtgtttttcgttaaagttccctaatttTATTTGGCCGTCTTTGTTTACCGTTTGCTTCTTCCAGGTAATATtttaatagaaaaaaatattttaatattaaaataatattgcAAGTGGTCAACTACCACATTGGTGGAGATGAGTGTTGTCCATGCACTACGATATGGGTTTGAACTCCGTCAGTTTCCTaataacatctaatctaacaaatttatcattttaagaaaaaaaatattatagagGGACTGCTATCTCCGGTATTTTCCTTTATTTCATTGATCCATCCATTGTTAATATATATAGAGGATCGATTTTATAGCTTGCTTCGAGCACAATGGAGCTTTTGTACATgatcttaattagttttgtgcTTGCCTGTGTTTCTCTCTGCTATGTTTTTAACCATATTCGTGTCGCCGCCGGCACGAGAAAGGAAAAACTTGATCGTCATCCGCTCCCACCAGGAAGCACAGGATGGCCAATCATCGGTGAAACCCTAGAGTACCTGCGCACGGCCAAAAAGGGTGTCCCGGAAATTTTCATGTTAGACAGGATTAACAGGTACTTGTCATCCGCTGGCAACTCTTGCAAAGTTTTCAAGACATCGTTGTTGCTTCAAGACATGGCAGTGCTATGCACTGCGGGCGGAAACAAGTTCCTCTTTTCGAACGAGGAAAAACTGGTCAAGTCGTGGTGGCCGGCTCACTTGGATAAGATTATCGTTGGCAACTCAGAAAAAACACTCAATATCACTGAGGAGTCTAATCGATTTCGCATGATTCTCGCTCCGTATCTGAAGCCTGCCGGCCTCCAAAAGTATGTAGGAACCATGGATTCGGTCACCAAAAAGTATTTGGTTACCTTTTGGGACCATAAAGATCAAGTGAAGGTTCACCAACATGCAAAGAAATATGCGTTTACGTTGGCATGTAAACTCATGTTAGATGTGGAGGATCCACAAGTATTGGACAAACTAGAGGGGCTATTGAAGGATTTGTCTTCTGGGTTCACGGCATTGCCAATCGATCTTCCGGGCACAACATTTAACCGAGCCATTCGAGGATCGACGCAACTCAGGGAAGAAATTGAGAAGATTGTGGTTGAGAGGAGGATAAAGCTTTCCACTGCTAGTGCCAATAGTATGGTCGACGAGGATGGTGATCACGGAGATATGTTGTCGAGCTTACTCATGGAGACATATAGCGACGGGCAACAGATAAGCGAATCGGAGATTGCGGACAAGCTGTACGGTGTTATAGTTGCTGGCTACGACAATCTAAGCAGTGTGTTGGCTACCATTATCATGTATCTGGCGGAGTTTCCTCAAGTCCATGACGCCGTCCTTAAAGGTAATTAAGCTGTATTTTCATGGATTTATTATGAACATACAGTTTGGGATAGTGGTGTTTTTTAAAACAGCTTATAAAAACAAGGGTAAACTATATTTTACATCTTAGATTTAGGTACAAtaacaacctcatacaacatgtataaaacatttcaatcttaTACATtagttatcattttatttcaatttcatacaatcgttaaaaaatctgttaagttAATCTTTAAGTGATAACATGATAATAGTGGACTCTAAAATTTTGTTGACGTGATTGCTTgcttgtgccacgtggcaaaacaactaataaaaaatattttaataaaatatcaattcttttgttaaatttttgtaataaaaagggcaaaaaataagaaaaagaaaaaccaaacccTCCCCAGTCCCCGGCCGTTCATCCTATCCCCTTtggttttataattaaaaacttaaaaaaatagaaaggagaaaaaggaaaaccccaaatttttccaaaaaaaaagaaaaaggaaaacccTAAATCCTACCCAGTCCCACGCCCCCCACATTCTCCAAGCCCACGGCACCCCCGCCGTCGTCCTCTCCACTTAGCCATTCTCTCCGGCCCCGACCGTATTCGCCGTCCGCAACACCTGATTCCAGAACTCCGTCCTCGATTACAGCGTCGCCTACTTCCTCACCTCGTCTTCTTCCCCAGCCACATCCTCTTCTCCGGCAACCACCTCGCCACTCTTCGTCTTCCTCACCTGCAGCTACGTCGCCTTGCACGGCGCATTATCCACTCTCCCTCCTGATCCTCGCCGATGTCGCTAGCCTTTGCCAGAACTTCACTGACGGATTGATTCCGTGGTGGGTTTGGGTTTCTTGGATTGAGGTGGCGATGGCTGCCATTTTTGTTAGCATTTTGTGGATTTCGAATCTCTGGGAGGAATTGGAAAAGAAAActagatagaaaaaaaaatcaagaaggaGAGGAAGAACGGCGTGGGACTGGCGAATTGGAATAGAAAACTGGTTGAAGAAACCAAAGGGGAGGGGAGAGGATGAATGGCGCTGAACTGAAGAAGGTtcggcttttttattttttatttttttaataattatattatacaaatattttaacaaaaaaatgatattttattaattatatttttttttggccaTGTGGCACAAGCTGGCAGCGACTTCAGCAAAAATGTAGAACCAATCACTACTACCACGTTATCACttaacatttaatttaatagattTTTTAACGGtggtataaaatataaataaaataataactaaggtatgagattgaaatattttaaaaatattgtatgAAGTTGCAATTATACTTAAATTTGAGAGGGTAAAATATAATTTGCCCtaaaaacaatttgaaacatcAAATGAGTttggtaaaataaaataaaatgtgtgtgtgtttttcttttttaaattgcTATCaatgacaaaacaaaagcatataaaagtataagtagggtttactatgttttaaaaaaaagttttatttttcaaagcatagtaaTGAGTACCTAGTTTTACTAAACACTCAAGTaactttattttataataatttatttttacaatacagaaaaaataatttttttaaaaaatacatCAATACCAAACTAACCCGTAGTCTAAACTACTCAATTTGCAACAACAATTTAAGGATTAGAAGGATGACTACGACCATGATCATTAGAGCAAGTCCATCCCTAAGGACTTTGTACCAGCatccagcgcatttatccattcaagtgaacagtaatagattggagtgaacagtaataggccaaggtATCTCCactcctaaaaaaatgcgctggcacccaacgcatttatttggtgtgttttttttttttaagtttatttcggataagatttttaaccaatttcggataaaatttcaaataaacttaaaaaaaaatacacactaaaataaaattacatactcatcaaataaacttaaaaaaaacacactaaataaatgtggtgtaaggtggaagatgagggttacatatttatagaaaaaaaataacttttttaaaattttattgtatttaaaaaaaattatgtattttttaatatttttaattaattttaatgtagttaattaatctggatcattggatttgaaaaatattcaaatccaagagcccaGGATCAGCCACATGGCCACGCGCCAGCAAATGGCCCGGCTTCTTGGTCAGCCTATTTTGTTTTGGCCTAGAGACCagcatgggctgggtgccaggctgTTGAACGGGCTGGAGGACATGGATAGGGTGCTGGGCTGCTATTTGGACTGAGTGCTGGGCAAAGTCCACtcgggtggacttgctcttagatatttttttgtaaaaaacatGGTCTTTAATTGAGgatttagaaaataaatggtCCATATCTTGAAATGTGGTTGTAGGGTGGACGGAAATGAAGTTGTAGAGTGGACAAAAATGACTTAAGTCATTGCTAAACCAGTTAATATACATAATTTCACTTTTCTCaactaatatatataataatatttgcTTACTTTTCTATACTATCTATTAATAGACCACTGTTTGTAAGCCAAAAACTAAGAGACTATCTATTATCTATTAGTAAAACactttttgtcaaacaaaaaacaaggaaaatgctATTATACCTTTCCATgcttaattgaaagaaaatatcaTGAAAGAAAAATTATGGGCACTTAAGTACtttgcacaaaaaaaaaaaaaaaaaaaaaaaaagatttggtatatatttttttccatCCACATATCATCAAAGCACGTGTCTATTAAGAATAATAACTAAACCTAACTACTTAATTCGGTGGCCAAAATTAAACTTGAACAGAACAA
Protein-coding regions in this window:
- the LOC126589645 gene encoding beta-amyrin 28-monooxygenase-like, with protein sequence MELLYMILISFVLACVSLCYVFNHIRVAAGTRKEKLDRHPLPPGSTGWPIIGETLEYLRTAKKGVPEIFMLDRINRYLSSAGNSCKVFKTSLLLQDMAVLCTAGGNKFLFSNEEKLVKSWWPAHLDKIIVGNSEKTLNITEESNRFRMILAPYLKPAGLQKYVGTMDSVTKKYLVTFWDHKDQVKVHQHAKKYAFTLACKLMLDVEDPQVLDKLEGLLKDLSSGFTALPIDLPGTTFNRAIRGSTQLREEIEKIVVERRIKLSTASANSMVDEDGDHGDMLSSLLMETYSDGQQISESEIADKLYGVIVAGYDNLSSVLATIIMYLAEFPQVHDAVLKEQMEIANSKAAGELLNWGDVQKMKYSWSVSCEVMRLLPPNLGTFREATTNFVYEGHLIPKGMKLHWNVNSTHKNPECFPNPEKFDPSRFEGKGPPPFAFVPFGGGPRMCPGKEYSRLKILVFMHNVVTKYKWDKVFPDEKFIWAPVLRPTKGLPIKLFPHNKSN